One stretch of Streptococcus australis DNA includes these proteins:
- a CDS encoding ClC family H(+)/Cl(-) exchange transporter, with amino-acid sequence MEEQSETLSSKKEFAFASSTILSQVGRGIIVGLAVGLIVGSFRFLIEKGFHLIQGLYQDQAHLVRNLFIIGLFYLIVCWLSAKLTRSEKDIKGSGIPQVEAELKGLMSLNWWSVLWKKYVLGILAIASGLMLGREGPSIQLGAVGGKGIAKWLKSSPVEERSLIASGAAAGLAAAFNAPIAGLLFVVEEVYHHFSRFFWVSTLAASIVANFVSLLIFGLTPVLDMPDNIPLMTLDQYWIYLVMGVFLGLSGFLYEKAVLNVGRIYDWIGQKIHLDRAYYPILAFILIIPVGIFLPQILGGGNQVVLSLTEQDFSFQVLLSYFLIRFAWSMISYGSGLPGGIFLPILALGSLLGALVGVICVNLGLVSQEQFPIFVILGMSGYFGAISKAPLTAMILVTEMVGDIRNLMPLGLVTLVAYIIMDLLKGAPVYEAMLEKMLPEEATDEGEVTLIEIPVSDKIAEKQVHELNLPHNVLITTQVHNGKSQTVNGSTRMYLGDMIHLVIPKSEIGKIKDLLL; translated from the coding sequence ATGGAGGAACAGTCAGAAACACTCAGTTCCAAGAAAGAATTTGCCTTTGCCTCAAGCACCATATTATCCCAAGTTGGTCGTGGAATCATTGTTGGTCTTGCCGTCGGGCTAATCGTCGGATCCTTTCGTTTTTTAATTGAAAAAGGCTTCCACCTGATACAAGGACTCTATCAAGATCAAGCGCACCTAGTGCGCAATCTTTTTATCATTGGTCTATTTTATTTAATAGTTTGCTGGCTTAGTGCGAAACTAACTCGGTCGGAAAAAGATATCAAGGGTTCTGGAATTCCTCAAGTCGAAGCAGAACTAAAGGGACTCATGTCACTTAATTGGTGGAGTGTCCTCTGGAAAAAATATGTATTAGGTATTCTTGCTATTGCCAGTGGCCTTATGCTAGGTAGAGAAGGTCCAAGCATTCAACTTGGGGCTGTTGGTGGAAAAGGTATTGCCAAGTGGCTAAAATCCAGTCCAGTAGAGGAACGTTCCTTGATTGCAAGTGGGGCTGCCGCAGGACTAGCAGCTGCCTTTAATGCACCAATCGCAGGTCTTCTCTTTGTTGTAGAAGAAGTCTATCACCATTTTTCACGCTTTTTCTGGGTCTCAACTCTAGCAGCCAGTATCGTAGCAAACTTTGTCTCATTGCTCATATTTGGCCTAACACCCGTACTGGATATGCCAGACAACATTCCTCTCATGACCCTAGACCAGTATTGGATTTACCTGGTTATGGGAGTATTTCTCGGGCTCTCTGGTTTTCTCTATGAGAAAGCTGTCCTCAATGTTGGTCGAATTTATGATTGGATTGGTCAAAAAATCCATTTGGATAGAGCTTATTATCCAATCTTGGCTTTTATTCTTATCATACCAGTCGGGATATTCTTACCACAAATTCTCGGTGGTGGAAATCAGGTCGTTCTTTCCTTAACTGAGCAAGATTTTAGTTTCCAAGTTCTATTATCTTACTTTTTGATTCGCTTTGCTTGGAGCATGATTAGCTATGGAAGCGGTCTTCCAGGAGGAATTTTCCTTCCTATTCTGGCGCTCGGTTCCTTACTTGGTGCCCTAGTCGGTGTTATTTGTGTCAATCTTGGACTTGTCAGTCAGGAACAATTTCCTATATTTGTCATTCTGGGAATGAGTGGCTACTTTGGGGCAATATCTAAGGCTCCCTTAACTGCTATGATACTCGTAACCGAGATGGTTGGAGATATTCGCAACCTCATGCCACTTGGCTTAGTGACCTTAGTCGCCTACATCATCATGGATTTACTAAAGGGTGCGCCAGTATACGAGGCCATGCTTGAGAAAATGCTGCCAGAAGAAGCAACAGATGAAGGAGAAGTCACCCTCATTGAAATTCCTGTATCTGACAAAATCGCTGAGAAACAGGTTCACGAACTCAACTTGCCACATAACGTACTCATCACCACCCAAGTTCATAATGGTAAAAGCCAAACAGTGAATGGCTCAACCAGAATGTATCTGGGCGATATGATTCACCTAGTGATTCCAAAAAGTGAAATTGGAAAAATCAAAGATTTGTTGTTGTAA
- a CDS encoding ribonuclease HII encodes MTTIKEIKELLATVKELDNPLFLEFKKDVRSGVQKEIYKRKKAIQAELDENLRLESMLSYEKELYKQGMTLIAGVDEVGRGPLAGPVVAAAVILPKNCKIRGLNDSKKIPKKKHLEIYQAVQDQALAIGVGIMDNQVIDQVNIYEATKLAMKEAISQLSPQPEHLLIDAMQLDLPISQTSIIKGDANSLSIAAASIVAKVTRDELMKDYDDQYPGYDFTANAGYGTAKHLEGLEKLGVTPIHRTSFEPVKTLVSTKKDK; translated from the coding sequence ATGACGACGATTAAAGAAATCAAAGAACTTCTCGCTACTGTCAAAGAATTAGACAATCCTCTTTTTCTAGAATTCAAAAAAGATGTCCGTTCTGGAGTTCAAAAGGAAATCTACAAGCGTAAAAAAGCCATTCAGGCAGAACTGGATGAAAACCTTCGTTTGGAATCCATGCTTTCCTATGAAAAAGAGCTTTACAAACAAGGAATGACCTTAATAGCAGGTGTTGACGAGGTCGGCCGTGGTCCTTTGGCTGGTCCTGTGGTCGCTGCAGCCGTTATCTTGCCAAAAAATTGTAAGATTAGAGGCCTCAACGATAGCAAAAAGATCCCCAAAAAGAAACATCTGGAAATTTATCAAGCCGTTCAAGACCAAGCTTTGGCAATCGGTGTCGGAATCATGGATAATCAAGTCATTGACCAAGTCAATATCTATGAAGCAACCAAGCTTGCTATGAAAGAAGCAATTTCTCAGCTCAGCCCCCAACCTGAGCACCTCTTGATTGATGCCATGCAGCTTGATTTACCAATTTCACAAACCTCCATCATCAAAGGAGATGCTAACTCCCTCTCGATCGCAGCTGCATCTATAGTGGCCAAGGTGACACGGGATGAATTGATGAAGGACTATGATGATCAATATCCTGGATATGATTTTACAGCTAATGCAGGATACGGAACAGCTAAACATCTAGAAGGATTGGAAAAACTAGGTGTCACCCCAATTCACCGAACCAGTTTTGAACCAGTCAAAACACTGGTTTCAACCAAGAAAGATAAGTAA
- the addA gene encoding helicase-exonuclease AddAB subunit AddA: protein MKPISFLTEEEIQKLQEAEASSSKEQKKTAEQIQAIYTAGQNILVSASAGSGKTFVMAERILDQLARGVEISQLFISTFTVKAATELKERLEKKISQQIQETDDVDLKQHLGRQLADLPNAAIGTMDSFTQKFLGKHGYLIDIAPNFRILQNESEQLILKNEVFHQVFEDHYQGENKEKFSRLVKNFAGRGKDERGLRQQVYKIYDFLQSTSNPQKWLSDSFLKGFEEADFASEKEKLTEQIKQALWDLESFFRHHLDNDAKEFPKAAYLEAVQDVLDEIGSLNRESDSQTYQKVLSRVVAISKEKNGRALANSSRKADLKPLADAYNEERKSQFAKLGQLADQITILDYQERYHGDTWKLAKTFQNFMSDFVAAYRERKRQENAFEFADISHYTIEILENFPQVRDAYQERFHEVMVDEYQDTNHIQERMLELLSNGHNRFMVGDIKQSIYRFRQADPQIFNEKFQRYAQNPQEGKLILLKENFRSSSEVLSATNHVFERLMDQEVGEINYDSMHQLVFANTKLTPNPENKAEFLLYDKDDSEQEDEESQVETKLTGEMRLVIKEILKLHQENGVAFKEIALLTSSRSRNDQILLALSEYGIPVKTDGEQNNYLQSLEVQVMLDTLRVIHNPLQDYALVALMKSPMFGFDEDDLARLSLQKAADKVQENLYEKLLNTQKQVTERKELIHKALAEKLNQFMDILDSWRLYAKTHSLYDLIWKIYNDRFYYDYVGALPNGPARQANLYALALRADQFEKSNFKGLSRFIRMIDQVLEAQHDLASVAVAPPKDAVELMTIHKSKGLEFPYVFILNMDQDFNKQDSMSDVILSRQNGLGVKYIAKVETGAVEAHYPKTIKLSIPSLTYTQNEEELQLASYSEQMRLLYVAMTRAEKKLYLVGKGSREKLEAKEYLATKNGKLNSNTRLQARNFQDWIWAISKLFAKDNLNFSYRFVGEDQLTREAIGELETKSPLQDSSQADNRQSEIIKEALEMLKEVEVYNTLHRAAIELPSVQTPSQIKKFYEPVMDMEGVQIANQTKSPEKQISFDLPDFSTKEKVTGAEIGSATHELMQRIDLSQQPTLASLKDTLKQVQTSPAVRDKINLSKILAFFDTPLGQEILANTNHLYREQPFSMLKRDQKSQEDFVVRGILDGYLLFKDRIVLFDYKTDRYDEANQLIERYRGQLALYGEALSRAYSIDNIEKYLILLGKDEVQVVKV from the coding sequence ATGAAGCCTATTTCCTTTTTAACTGAGGAAGAGATTCAAAAACTGCAAGAAGCAGAAGCGAGTTCGAGCAAAGAACAGAAGAAAACAGCCGAGCAAATCCAAGCCATTTATACTGCAGGGCAAAATATCCTAGTCTCAGCGTCTGCTGGTTCAGGGAAAACCTTTGTCATGGCAGAGCGCATTCTGGACCAATTAGCACGTGGCGTGGAAATTTCTCAACTCTTTATCTCAACCTTTACTGTCAAGGCTGCTACCGAACTCAAGGAACGCTTGGAGAAAAAAATCAGCCAGCAAATCCAAGAAACCGATGATGTTGATCTCAAACAACACTTGGGACGACAGTTGGCTGATCTGCCAAACGCGGCCATCGGAACCATGGACTCCTTCACTCAAAAGTTCCTCGGCAAACATGGCTACCTGATTGATATCGCACCAAATTTCCGTATTCTACAAAATGAAAGTGAACAGTTAATCTTAAAAAACGAAGTTTTTCATCAGGTTTTTGAAGACCATTACCAAGGTGAAAACAAAGAGAAATTTAGTCGTTTGGTGAAGAACTTTGCTGGACGAGGCAAGGATGAACGTGGCCTGCGCCAGCAAGTCTACAAAATTTATGACTTTTTGCAATCGACCAGCAATCCGCAAAAATGGCTGAGCGATTCTTTCCTAAAGGGATTTGAAGAAGCTGATTTTGCTAGTGAAAAAGAAAAACTAACCGAGCAAATCAAGCAGGCGCTTTGGGATTTGGAAAGCTTTTTCCGTCATCATCTGGATAATGATGCCAAGGAATTTCCCAAAGCTGCCTATTTAGAAGCTGTTCAAGATGTTTTGGATGAAATTGGCTCCTTAAATCGCGAGTCCGATAGTCAGACTTATCAAAAGGTTCTTTCACGTGTTGTCGCTATCTCTAAGGAGAAAAATGGTCGGGCTCTTGCTAACTCTAGTCGAAAGGCTGATTTGAAGCCACTTGCAGATGCTTATAACGAAGAGAGAAAATCCCAGTTTGCAAAACTTGGACAACTAGCAGACCAGATAACAATTCTCGACTATCAAGAACGTTATCATGGAGACACCTGGAAATTAGCTAAAACTTTCCAAAACTTTATGAGTGATTTTGTGGCAGCTTATCGTGAACGTAAACGCCAGGAAAATGCCTTTGAATTTGCTGATATTAGCCATTATACCATCGAGATTCTAGAGAATTTCCCACAAGTTCGTGATGCATATCAGGAGCGCTTCCATGAAGTCATGGTCGATGAGTATCAGGATACCAACCACATTCAAGAACGGATGCTGGAATTGCTGTCTAATGGCCACAATCGCTTTATGGTGGGGGATATCAAGCAGTCCATCTACCGTTTCCGTCAGGCGGATCCACAGATTTTCAATGAGAAATTCCAACGCTATGCGCAAAATCCTCAAGAAGGCAAGTTGATTCTCCTCAAGGAAAATTTCCGAAGTAGTTCAGAAGTGCTATCAGCAACCAACCATGTCTTTGAACGGCTTATGGACCAAGAGGTTGGTGAAATCAACTACGATAGCATGCACCAGCTTGTTTTTGCCAATACCAAACTGACGCCCAATCCTGAGAACAAGGCAGAATTTCTTCTCTACGATAAGGACGACAGTGAGCAAGAGGACGAAGAAAGTCAAGTAGAAACAAAACTAACAGGTGAAATGCGCTTAGTCATCAAGGAAATCCTTAAACTCCATCAAGAGAATGGTGTAGCCTTTAAGGAAATTGCTCTTTTGACTTCCAGTCGCAGTCGTAATGACCAGATACTCCTCGCTCTATCAGAGTATGGAATTCCTGTAAAAACAGACGGAGAACAAAATAATTATCTCCAATCATTAGAAGTGCAAGTCATGCTAGATACTCTTCGTGTCATCCACAATCCTCTGCAAGACTATGCCTTGGTTGCCCTTATGAAGTCTCCAATGTTTGGTTTTGATGAAGACGATCTGGCACGTTTGTCCCTTCAGAAAGCAGCTGATAAAGTCCAAGAGAATCTTTATGAGAAACTGCTTAACACTCAAAAACAAGTAACTGAGCGGAAAGAGTTAATTCACAAAGCTTTAGCGGAAAAACTAAATCAATTCATGGATATCTTGGATTCTTGGCGCTTGTATGCCAAAACCCACTCCCTTTATGACTTGATTTGGAAGATTTACAACGACCGTTTTTATTATGATTATGTTGGAGCTTTGCCAAATGGTCCTGCTAGACAAGCCAACCTCTATGCCCTAGCTTTGAGAGCAGACCAGTTTGAAAAGAGTAATTTCAAGGGCTTGTCTCGATTTATTCGTATGATTGATCAGGTTTTGGAAGCACAGCATGATCTTGCAAGCGTAGCCGTCGCACCGCCTAAAGATGCAGTGGAACTCATGACCATTCACAAGAGTAAAGGTCTGGAGTTTCCTTATGTCTTTATCCTCAACATGGATCAGGACTTCAATAAGCAAGACTCAATGTCTGATGTTATTCTCAGTCGTCAAAATGGGCTTGGTGTCAAATACATTGCCAAGGTAGAAACAGGAGCAGTAGAAGCTCACTATCCTAAAACCATTAAACTCTCCATTCCTAGCCTTACTTATACGCAGAATGAAGAAGAGCTTCAACTGGCTAGCTATTCAGAGCAGATGCGTTTGCTGTATGTTGCCATGACACGGGCAGAGAAAAAGCTCTATCTTGTCGGTAAGGGCTCTCGTGAAAAGCTAGAAGCCAAGGAATATCTAGCAACTAAAAATGGAAAACTAAACAGCAACACTAGACTTCAAGCAAGGAATTTTCAAGATTGGATTTGGGCTATCAGTAAGTTATTTGCCAAGGATAATCTCAACTTTAGCTATCGTTTCGTTGGTGAAGATCAGCTGACTAGAGAAGCTATCGGAGAGTTGGAAACCAAGAGTCCTCTCCAAGATAGCTCCCAAGCAGACAATCGCCAGTCTGAAATCATCAAAGAAGCCCTTGAAATGCTGAAAGAAGTAGAAGTCTATAATACTCTTCACCGTGCGGCTATTGAACTTCCTAGCGTCCAAACTCCTAGCCAAATCAAGAAATTCTATGAACCAGTGATGGATATGGAAGGGGTGCAAATTGCTAACCAAACCAAATCACCAGAGAAGCAAATCAGCTTCGATTTACCAGATTTTTCAACTAAAGAAAAGGTAACAGGAGCAGAAATTGGTAGTGCAACCCACGAACTCATGCAGAGAATCGACCTCAGTCAGCAACCAACGCTTGCTAGCCTAAAAGATACCCTCAAACAAGTTCAAACGAGTCCAGCTGTCCGAGACAAGATCAATCTTTCTAAAATCCTAGCTTTCTTTGATACGCCACTCGGTCAAGAAATTCTCGCCAATACAAACCATCTCTATAGAGAGCAACCTTTTTCCATGCTCAAACGAGACCAAAAGAGTCAGGAAGACTTCGTTGTTCGTGGGATCTTGGACGGATATCTGCTTTTCAAGGATCGTATCGTTCTTTTTGACTATAAGACTGACCGTTATGATGAAGCAAATCAGCTTATTGAACGCTATCGTGGGCAGTTAGCCCTCTACGGAGAAGCCTTATCACGAGCCTATTCGATTGACAATATTGAAAAATACTTGATCTTACTCGGTAAAGATGAGGTTCAAGTTGTAAAAGTATAA
- a CDS encoding MepB family protein: MKIIDVLYHFYGDFDFIEEKYNEKYEGILIKIKEEQEYKRCRLAKRTPKKEGYFTVFWKKDQNNKNIPYTNEDLGNELIIVIIDNDKRGLFIIPNEVAICKNILSTKDSNGKMSMRFYPPWCSNLNTTARATQKWQLQYFREIEI, translated from the coding sequence ATGAAAATAATCGATGTTCTATATCATTTTTATGGCGATTTTGATTTCATTGAAGAAAAATACAATGAAAAATACGAAGGTATTCTTATCAAGATAAAGGAAGAGCAAGAATATAAAAGATGCCGCTTGGCAAAAAGAACACCAAAAAAAGAAGGATATTTTACAGTTTTTTGGAAAAAAGACCAAAACAACAAGAACATTCCTTATACCAATGAGGACTTAGGAAATGAACTTATAATCGTTATCATTGATAATGATAAGAGGGGACTATTCATTATTCCAAACGAGGTGGCTATTTGTAAAAACATTCTGTCGACAAAAGATAGCAATGGAAAAATGTCTATGCGATTTTATCCTCCTTGGTGCTCAAATTTAAATACAACAGCTCGAGCAACACAAAAATGGCAATTGCAATATTTTAGAGAAATTGAAATATAA
- the mazE gene encoding type II toxin-antitoxin system PemI/MazE family antitoxin — protein sequence MNTVKTRKVGNSLTVTIPKNLGMTEGQEMVVYKGIDGVIVLAPKLKDPFDGIADLRMTNDFEGVKIIDSEI from the coding sequence ATGAATACAGTAAAGACTCGGAAGGTGGGAAATTCTCTCACTGTGACCATTCCTAAAAATTTGGGTATGACGGAAGGTCAAGAAATGGTTGTCTACAAAGGAATTGATGGGGTTATTGTCTTGGCTCCTAAGCTAAAAGATCCTTTTGATGGGATTGCTGACTTAAGAATGACAAATGATTTTGAAGGGGTAAAAATCATTGATAGCGAAATCTGA
- a CDS encoding putative bacteriocin export ABC transporter, translated as MIKIEHLEKSFGKRTVFQDINLQFAAGKVYALIGNSGCGKTTLLNILAKLESYEKGSISYRGQELKQIKSHHFFKNELGYLFQNFGLLENETIAANLELGLIGQKWTKQEKKKREEEVLEKVGLDYLTLDQKIYELSGGEAQRVALAKVILKDPPLILADELTAALDPETSQEIMNLLLSLKKPDRLIILATHNPDIWNQADEVINLNRL; from the coding sequence ATGATTAAAATAGAACATCTGGAAAAATCATTTGGAAAACGGACTGTCTTTCAGGATATCAATCTGCAATTTGCAGCAGGAAAGGTCTATGCCCTAATCGGAAATAGTGGTTGTGGCAAAACAACCCTACTCAATATCCTGGCTAAGCTGGAATCTTATGAAAAGGGAAGCATCAGCTATCGAGGGCAAGAACTTAAGCAAATCAAATCTCATCACTTTTTTAAAAATGAATTAGGCTATCTCTTTCAAAATTTTGGCCTTCTTGAAAACGAGACCATAGCTGCAAATTTAGAACTTGGATTGATTGGTCAAAAATGGACTAAACAAGAGAAGAAGAAGCGAGAAGAAGAAGTCTTAGAAAAGGTGGGATTGGATTATCTCACTCTTGATCAAAAAATCTACGAATTATCAGGCGGAGAAGCGCAACGTGTCGCCTTGGCTAAAGTCATCCTCAAGGATCCTCCTTTGATTTTGGCAGATGAACTGACTGCAGCACTTGATCCAGAAACTTCACAAGAAATTATGAACTTGCTTTTATCATTGAAAAAGCCAGACCGCTTGATAATTCTTGCAACTCATAATCCTGATATTTGGAATCAAGCAGATGAAGTTATTAATCTAAATAGACTATAA
- the xerS gene encoding tyrosine recombinase XerS: MKREILLERIDKLKQIMPWYVLEYYQSKLAVPYSFTTLYEYLKEYDRFFSWVLESGISNVDTMADIPLSVLEHMTKKDMESFILYLRERPLLNANTTKQGVSQTTINRTLSALSSLYKYLTEEVENEQGEPYFYRNVMKKVSTKKKKETLAARAENIKQKLFLGDETEGFLTYIDQEYPKTLSNRALSSFNKNKERDLAIIALLLASGVRLSEAVNLDLRDLNLKMMVIDVTRKGGKRDSVNVAAFAKPYLENYLAIRNQRYKTEKTDIALFLTLYRGVPNRIDASSVEKMVAKYSEDFKVRVTPHKLRHTLATRLYDATKSQVLVSHQLGHASTQVTDLYTHIVNDEQKNALDSL, encoded by the coding sequence ATGAAACGTGAGATTTTACTGGAACGAATCGATAAACTAAAACAAATCATGCCCTGGTATGTTTTGGAATACTACCAATCTAAGCTTGCTGTTCCCTACAGTTTTACAACCTTGTACGAATATCTCAAGGAATACGATCGATTTTTCAGCTGGGTTTTGGAGTCTGGCATTTCAAACGTTGATACAATGGCCGATATCCCCTTATCTGTCTTAGAACATATGACAAAAAAAGACATGGAATCCTTTATCCTATATCTACGTGAACGCCCATTGCTGAATGCCAATACAACCAAGCAAGGTGTCTCTCAGACAACTATCAATCGAACCTTATCGGCACTTTCTAGTCTTTATAAGTATCTAACCGAGGAAGTTGAAAACGAGCAAGGAGAGCCTTATTTCTATCGTAATGTAATGAAGAAAGTTTCAACCAAGAAAAAGAAAGAAACACTTGCTGCCAGAGCTGAAAACATCAAACAAAAACTCTTTCTAGGTGATGAAACAGAGGGTTTTCTAACTTATATCGACCAGGAGTACCCTAAAACGCTCTCAAATCGTGCCCTATCTTCCTTTAATAAGAACAAGGAGCGAGATTTGGCCATTATCGCCCTTCTCTTGGCGTCTGGTGTCCGCTTATCTGAAGCTGTTAATCTGGATCTAAGAGATCTCAATCTCAAAATGATGGTCATTGATGTCACACGTAAAGGTGGCAAACGTGACTCGGTTAATGTCGCTGCCTTTGCTAAGCCTTATCTAGAGAATTATCTAGCCATTAGAAATCAACGCTATAAGACTGAAAAGACGGACATTGCACTCTTTTTGACACTTTACCGAGGTGTTCCGAACCGTATTGATGCTTCCAGCGTCGAAAAAATGGTTGCTAAGTACTCTGAGGACTTCAAAGTCCGTGTAACTCCCCACAAACTTCGCCATACTCTGGCAACTAGACTCTATGATGCGACTAAATCGCAAGTTTTGGTCAGTCACCAACTAGGACACGCCAGTACACAAGTTACTGACCTCTATACCCATATCGTCAATGATGAGCAAAAGAATGCTCTAGACAGTTTGTGA
- a CDS encoding type II toxin-antitoxin system PemK/MazF family toxin, translating to MIAKSDYIPEKQDIIWLDFDPSVGREIQKRRPALVVSRREYALQTGFVAVCPITHGQKHLAEKGLLVPVSSYKVDGAVNPFQLYTFDFRMRNAQKITRMDTQCFQKVVQLYQYIFGDT from the coding sequence TTGATAGCGAAATCTGATTATATTCCTGAAAAGCAAGATATCATTTGGCTTGACTTTGATCCATCAGTTGGTCGGGAGATTCAGAAACGGCGACCTGCCTTGGTTGTGTCTAGGAGAGAATATGCTTTGCAAACTGGTTTTGTGGCTGTCTGTCCCATCACCCATGGTCAGAAGCATTTAGCAGAAAAAGGCCTGCTCGTTCCTGTCTCGTCGTATAAGGTAGATGGCGCTGTCAATCCATTTCAACTGTATACCTTTGATTTTCGGATGCGTAATGCTCAAAAAATAACAAGAATGGACACGCAGTGTTTTCAGAAAGTCGTCCAACTTTATCAGTACATCTTCGGAGATACATAA
- the ylqF gene encoding ribosome biogenesis GTPase YlqF, which translates to MATIQWFPGHMSKARRQVQENLKFVDFVTILVDARLPLSSQNPMLNKIVGDKPKLLILNKADLADPAMTKEWRQYFESQGIQTLAINSKEQVTVKVVTDAAKKLMADKIARQKERGIKIETLRTMIIGIPNAGKSTLMNRLAGKKIAVVGNKPGVTKGQQWLKTNKDLEILDTPGILWPKFEDDAVALKLALTGAIKDQLLPMDEVTIFGLNYFKKHYPDKLAERFKQMKIEEEAPVIIMDMTRALGFRDDYDRFYSLFVKEVRDGKLGNYTLDTLDDIDDDD; encoded by the coding sequence ATGGCTACTATTCAATGGTTTCCAGGCCACATGTCTAAGGCTCGGAGGCAAGTTCAGGAGAATCTAAAGTTTGTTGATTTTGTGACAATTTTGGTGGATGCGCGTCTACCTTTATCTAGTCAAAATCCTATGTTAAACAAGATTGTGGGTGATAAACCCAAACTTTTGATTTTGAACAAGGCAGATCTGGCTGATCCAGCAATGACAAAAGAATGGCGTCAGTACTTTGAATCACAAGGGATTCAAACTCTGGCTATAAATTCTAAAGAGCAAGTTACTGTGAAAGTTGTGACAGATGCAGCCAAAAAGCTTATGGCTGATAAGATTGCACGCCAGAAAGAACGTGGTATCAAAATTGAAACCTTGCGTACCATGATTATCGGAATTCCAAATGCCGGTAAGTCAACCCTCATGAACCGTTTGGCTGGTAAAAAGATTGCAGTTGTCGGCAATAAACCAGGTGTTACCAAGGGTCAACAATGGCTTAAAACCAATAAAGACCTTGAAATCCTAGATACGCCAGGGATTCTCTGGCCTAAGTTTGAGGATGATGCTGTCGCACTCAAACTAGCCTTGACGGGAGCTATCAAAGACCAGTTGCTTCCTATGGACGAAGTGACTATTTTTGGTCTCAATTATTTCAAAAAACATTATCCAGATAAGCTAGCTGAACGTTTCAAACAAATGAAAATTGAAGAAGAAGCTCCTGTTATCATCATGGATATGACCCGTGCCCTCGGTTTCCGTGACGACTACGACCGTTTTTACAGTCTTTTCGTGAAGGAAGTTCGTGATGGAAAACTCGGTAACTACACCTTAGATACATTGGACGACATCGATGACGACGATTAA